The genomic DNA TTTTTTTGATTTGTCCGACCGCTTTGTTGTGTTTTTTAGCAATCATCGTCAGTGCTCGGTTGTGATCCAAGCGCGTCATACAACTAAATTGTGTAGCAGCTAGATTAGGTGCATGATGTGATGCGATGAGTGCATTGGTATTCGCCGGGTTGCCTACGACCAGTACTTTGACATCTTTAGAGGCTACTGCATTTAATACTTGTCCTTGATGTTTGAAAATCTCACCGTTATCTTTTAATAAATCTTTACGCTCCATTCCTGCGCTTCTGGGTTTTGCGCCGACCAATATCGCAACATCAACATCGGCCATACCCTCTTCAATATTGCTAGTGCTAAGACAGTTGGTCAACAGAGGGAAAGCACAATCATCTAATTCCATTAACACACCGTCGAGCTGTTTTTCGGCTTGCTTCACTTCAATTAAGTTTAGCGCAATCGGTTGGGCGCCGAGCATTGCGCCGCTGGCAATTCTAAACGCAAGTGCGTAGCCAATGTTGCCGGCTGCACCAGTAATTGCAACTTTAATAGCTGTGTTGTTATCCATAGTTAAAATCCCCTAATCTTAGATTTCGTCAATAGCTGGTAGCAAACTATAGTTTGCACATTTACTATATAAGGAAATAATATTCTAGCACAAGTGAGAATGCTGTTTGCGCTGTTGCGTGCGGTGTAACCATTGTGAATAACTGCGATACTCTGCGGCAAATAGCGCATAAATTGGAGGCAGATAGTTGTAGTCGGACAAAGTGGTGTTTGACATCAGGGCGTGCCTGCGGCAGTAGTACGCCACAGACTGAGTATCGAGGTGGTTCAGGTGGTCTATTTTGCGCAGAATTCCATCAATGTAGGGCTACTGCTATAGTATGGCTGGGCATTAGGCTACTGTTTGCAGTTAAAAAATTTACTTAAAAACCCCTAGCTTTATAAAAATATGTTATACTTCTATGTTCTCCGAGTTCTGAATCATCCGCAATCCAATAAGATTGTGGAGGGGTACCCAAGTGGTCAACGGGGGCAGACTGTAAATCTGCTGGCTATGCCTTCGTAGGTTCAAATCCTACCCCCTCCAAGTTATAGCTAGCTAGTTTAGTGGGAGCGAAATTAGTAAATGAACAGTAGTGTGGGATCAATATTTATGAACGGCGGGCGTAGTTCAATGGTAGAACCTCAGCCTTCCAAGCTGATGATGGCGGTTCGATCCCGCTCGCCCGCTCTGGCCTTTTTGCGGCCCTTTTTTGCTCGCCCATATAGCTCAGTG from Chromatiales bacterium includes the following:
- a CDS encoding malate dehydrogenase produces the protein MDNNTAIKVAITGAAGNIGYALAFRIASGAMLGAQPIALNLIEVKQAEKQLDGVLMELDDCAFPLLTNCLSTSNIEEGMADVDVAILVGAKPRSAGMERKDLLKDNGEIFKHQGQVLNAVASKDVKVLVVGNPANTNALIASHHAPNLAATQFSCMTRLDHNRALTMIAKKHNKAVGQIKKMTIWGNHSATQFPDPLHCEIDDTRIELDEDWMHQEFIPAVQQRGAKVIEARGASSAGSAANAIVNHIHDWLLGTPAGDWVSMGVVADGSYGITPGIVYSFPVTTNNGQWHIVQDLPLNDYERKMMVATEKELCEERAAVQHLLT